A portion of the Bulleidia sp. zg-1006 genome contains these proteins:
- a CDS encoding Sapep family Mn(2+)-dependent dipeptidase, whose amino-acid sequence MNEKEFLDDLTKLIAQRSIRDLSTRTANAPFGKGIRNAMDTYLEIAERLGFKTGDVDGYAVYAQLGDNERELGILGHLDVVEVTDLKAWRHDPFQLSREGDLLIARGVNDDKGPLLCALYAAKEAYDRAQEPKRSVRIIAGGAEETTWECMEYYFQHHAQPELGFSPDGNFPIVNGEKGIICFSLKFKNEVHDKISSTPIVNYICHDLKFNNKSYTGDKILSRNPQRGDNSIDKLLDDLDGQAIAERAWAKLIRDFFYHNPYLNNTKFHSEHFAMGKLSACLMSLNSDEDQVILNVDFRYPISTNKQEIIGNLEVMKSLYDFEYEVIREKQPLYVAEESELIQKLKTAYETVMKQKADVLTKGGASYARVMDCGVAFGASFPWDDPKPHMPNEQMSIDSLRKAYAIYVEAIRLLLEI is encoded by the coding sequence ATGAATGAAAAAGAATTTTTAGATGACTTAACAAAACTAATCGCACAAAGATCCATCCGCGATTTATCAACCCGAACAGCTAATGCCCCTTTTGGTAAAGGTATTAGAAACGCAATGGATACGTATTTAGAAATCGCTGAAAGATTGGGATTTAAAACAGGCGATGTTGATGGTTATGCCGTCTATGCCCAACTAGGTGATAATGAAAGAGAACTAGGCATTTTAGGGCATTTAGATGTTGTTGAAGTGACAGATTTAAAGGCATGGAGACATGATCCTTTCCAACTAAGCCGAGAAGGGGATTTGTTAATTGCTAGAGGTGTCAATGATGACAAAGGTCCTTTGTTATGTGCACTTTATGCAGCCAAAGAAGCCTACGATAGGGCACAAGAACCTAAAAGAAGCGTCCGAATCATTGCCGGCGGTGCGGAAGAAACAACTTGGGAATGCATGGAGTATTACTTCCAACACCACGCACAACCGGAGCTCGGCTTTTCTCCCGATGGTAATTTTCCAATCGTTAATGGCGAAAAAGGAATTATTTGCTTTTCACTTAAGTTTAAAAATGAAGTCCACGATAAAATAAGTTCAACCCCTATCGTCAATTATATCTGCCATGATTTAAAGTTTAATAATAAAAGTTATACAGGGGATAAAATATTATCACGCAACCCACAACGGGGGGATAATTCCATTGATAAATTATTGGATGATTTAGATGGTCAAGCTATTGCTGAAAGAGCTTGGGCAAAGCTTATTAGAGATTTCTTTTATCATAATCCCTATTTAAACAACACAAAATTCCATTCAGAACACTTCGCAATGGGAAAACTAAGCGCTTGTTTGATGTCTTTAAATAGTGATGAAGACCAAGTGATTTTAAATGTTGATTTTCGATATCCGATATCCACCAATAAGCAAGAGATTATCGGCAATCTTGAAGTAATGAAATCACTTTATGATTTTGAATATGAAGTGATTCGTGAAAAACAACCTCTCTATGTCGCAGAAGAAAGTGAACTTATTCAAAAACTTAAGACAGCCTATGAGACGGTGATGAAACAAAAGGCAGATGTCTTAACTAAAGGTGGTGCGTCTTATGCCCGAGTCATGGATTGCGGCGTTGCTTTTGGTGCCTCATTTCCTTGGGATGATCCGAAACCACATATGCCTAATGAA
- a CDS encoding transcription antiterminator, producing the protein MMQQRRKQLLNILCDQNNYISSSQLAEQLDVSNKTIRNDLDLIEPFLAQYGITLERKTGYGILLNCSEKQQHQLKMLLESYDQDPDLSPKIRQDAIALTLLTETNYNMDNLSELFYISKSSVYSDIKSIEKLFLYYHLTLQRYEDKTFYLSGKERALRNAIFDLLAKEQTLHILFKIIKKEKGACSGDFLHPGFDMTDDEIAYLIEHLPDFSSKFDSINNYAHFIIRILVMMSRQKFSPTVEISETFKLALQEKPYLDVASQIIALLEKIQKTEYHEHEYYYLQVYLLAYLNTKEENNYQVEQFVNQLIVTWTSLLPHAFVADMQLIQNLLNHLKPTAIRLAHDIIIQNPLLPDIEKQYKNTFRIVKRSIAMINDPFWNQLEENEMSFLALHLASAIERFKKPLRTILICTIAPSGGQLLKYRLEHSIPEIKIEKIIPYNEFKEMEHDADLLIINSQATKENQYKTPILSINVLPSKDDLDYLRNEILYYYNKKNDPENIT; encoded by the coding sequence ATGATGCAACAACGGCGCAAACAGTTACTCAATATTTTATGTGATCAAAACAATTACATTTCTAGTAGTCAATTAGCAGAGCAATTAGATGTTTCCAATAAAACCATCCGAAACGATTTAGACTTAATTGAGCCTTTTTTAGCCCAATATGGTATAACGCTAGAAAGAAAAACAGGGTATGGTATCCTACTTAATTGTAGTGAAAAACAGCAACATCAGTTAAAAATGCTCTTAGAGTCATACGATCAAGATCCTGATTTAAGCCCTAAAATAAGACAAGATGCGATTGCTTTAACGCTTTTAACTGAAACAAATTACAACATGGACAATCTTTCTGAACTTTTTTATATTTCAAAATCAAGTGTTTATAGTGATATTAAATCGATAGAAAAGTTATTTTTATATTACCATCTAACTTTACAAAGGTATGAAGATAAAACTTTTTATTTAAGTGGTAAAGAACGTGCCCTGCGCAATGCTATCTTTGATTTATTAGCCAAAGAACAGACCCTTCATATCCTTTTTAAAATTATTAAAAAAGAAAAAGGGGCTTGTAGTGGTGATTTTTTACATCCCGGTTTTGATATGACTGATGATGAGATTGCTTATCTTATTGAACATTTACCGGATTTCTCTTCTAAGTTTGATTCTATCAATAATTATGCACACTTTATTATTAGAATTCTCGTCATGATGTCGCGTCAGAAATTTTCTCCCACTGTCGAGATTTCAGAGACCTTCAAATTAGCCCTGCAAGAAAAACCTTATCTTGACGTCGCAAGCCAAATCATTGCCCTTTTAGAAAAGATTCAGAAAACCGAGTATCATGAACATGAATACTATTATTTGCAAGTTTATTTGTTGGCCTATCTAAATACTAAAGAAGAGAATAATTATCAAGTGGAACAATTTGTCAATCAATTGATAGTCACTTGGACAAGCCTTTTACCCCATGCTTTTGTGGCAGATATGCAATTAATTCAAAATCTTTTAAATCACCTTAAACCAACAGCCATTCGCTTGGCACATGATATTATCATCCAAAATCCCCTTTTACCTGATATCGAGAAACAGTATAAAAATACGTTTCGCATTGTTAAAAGGAGCATTGCCATGATTAATGATCCTTTTTGGAATCAGCTGGAAGAAAATGAGATGAGTTTTTTAGCCCTTCATCTCGCTTCGGCGATTGAACGTTTTAAAAAACCACTACGGACAATTCTGATTTGTACGATTGCCCCTTCCGGCGGTCAATTACTCAAATATCGTTTAGAACATAGCATTCCGGAAATTAAGATAGAGAAAATTATTCCCTATAATGAATTTAAAGAAATGGAGCATGACGCTGATTTACTGATCATTAACTCTCAAGCAACAAAAGAGAATCAATATAAAACTCCTATACTTAGTATTAATGTACTTCCTTCTAAAGACGATCTTGATTATCTCAGAAATGAAATTTTGTATTACTACAATAAGAAAAACGATCCGGAAAACATCACTTAA
- a CDS encoding YitT family protein gives MQQAKNTILNKIQAQAKTVIAIILISLLTTLAVNFFFVFDNLAPGGLTGLALVLARIIKLPIEYMVPCITIPLFIIGSLRLGASFGIKTLSISLLTSLMMRLVAKMDVLHLVRQFSPILAFALSALIAGVFIGISISISIKNKASTGGTDLLAALIKSFFHWNLAMPKVIALIDTTIIVLSGIINRNIAVSFWSFISLRIIVKTIEKTTRIK, from the coding sequence ATGCAGCAAGCCAAAAATACAATCTTGAATAAAATACAAGCGCAAGCGAAAACAGTGATAGCAATCATTTTGATTTCCTTACTTACCACACTTGCTGTCAACTTCTTTTTCGTCTTTGATAATCTTGCGCCGGGGGGCTTAACGGGACTGGCTTTAGTGTTGGCACGAATCATTAAGCTACCCATAGAGTACATGGTGCCCTGTATTACAATTCCATTATTCATTATCGGCTCTTTGCGACTTGGTGCCTCTTTTGGGATTAAAACCTTAAGCATCAGTCTATTGACTTCATTGATGATGAGGCTTGTGGCTAAAATGGATGTATTACACTTAGTGCGTCAATTTTCTCCAATATTGGCATTTGCCTTGTCGGCATTGATTGCAGGTGTTTTCATTGGAATTTCTATCAGCATTTCCATTAAAAACAAGGCAAGTACAGGTGGAACTGATTTATTAGCTGCCTTAATTAAATCGTTTTTTCATTGGAACTTAGCTATGCCAAAAGTGATTGCTTTGATTGATACGACCATTATTGTTTTAAGCGGTATCATCAATCGTAATATTGCGGTTTCCTTTTGGAGTTTCATCTCGTTACGCATTATCGTTAAAACGATAGAAAAAACGACTCGGATTAAGTGA
- a CDS encoding ribulose-phosphate 3-epimerase has translation MKHIKIAAGLAHVDYGHIADIVKEVSDAGADYIHSDAADMHDLQNMKLMGGHQVIAGIRPYTKAPIECHIYTVTMDRMFIEQIAEAGAQMLIIPAEHFIGAQLAYIINWCRELNLKIGLTLGCYTPLCFVEESIYDIDRLHIVTHGVDETDGKDNWGWRRSVTDLVKRARVMIDEKNPDCELAIDGGLRQENMDELIACNPDVIVLSSAIFKDPQGLVAGYKNCRRVIDAASQKYNLE, from the coding sequence ATGAAACACATTAAAATTGCAGCCGGTTTAGCCCATGTTGACTATGGGCATATTGCAGATATTGTTAAAGAAGTAAGCGATGCAGGAGCGGATTATATTCACTCCGATGCCGCTGATATGCATGATTTACAAAATATGAAATTAATGGGAGGTCACCAAGTGATTGCCGGGATTCGTCCTTATACAAAAGCCCCCATTGAATGTCATATCTATACGGTCACAATGGACCGTATGTTTATTGAACAAATTGCTGAAGCAGGTGCTCAAATGCTCATCATTCCGGCGGAGCATTTTATTGGTGCACAGCTTGCGTATATCATTAATTGGTGTCGTGAATTGAATTTAAAAATCGGCTTAACCTTGGGGTGCTATACACCACTATGCTTTGTTGAAGAATCAATTTACGATATTGATAGATTGCATATTGTTACCCATGGTGTTGATGAAACGGATGGTAAAGACAATTGGGGCTGGCGAAGAAGTGTAACCGACCTTGTCAAAAGAGCTCGCGTTATGATTGATGAGAAAAATCCTGATTGTGAACTGGCAATTGATGGTGGTCTACGTCAAGAAAACATGGATGAATTAATCGCCTGTAATCCAGATGTCATCGTTTTATCTTCCGCTATTTTCAAAGATCCACAAGGACTAGTAGCCGGTTATAAAAATTGTCGTAGGGTAATTGATGCAGCAAGCCAAAAATACAATCTTGAATAA
- a CDS encoding HAD-IIB family hydrolase yields MPKIIAIDLDGTLLDDEKKVSQANQKAIQTALNAGYQIYLCSGRPYAFVMKIKAQLDDRLNIVAFNGAYCQNEKKVKSVPLTYLDLIAIDQTIDDNAPCFFKSMDSVYYTHEDERFFYEGMAKKQINKIEDIKSCEILKVVILKQNKHAQALKDFVQVYEYGDAGMEISCKQVDKALHFQKNHYYAIGDGMNDLPLFKKATRSFAMSNGDKLLLEYADTIVSNNSHEGVAKAIAMILNLPH; encoded by the coding sequence ATGCCTAAAATCATTGCAATTGATCTAGACGGTACTTTGCTGGATGATGAAAAAAAAGTATCTCAAGCCAATCAAAAGGCAATCCAAACGGCACTAAACGCCGGTTATCAAATATATTTATGCTCTGGTAGACCCTATGCGTTTGTCATGAAAATCAAAGCACAATTAGATGATCGCTTAAACATCGTGGCGTTTAATGGTGCTTATTGTCAAAATGAAAAAAAGGTCAAAAGTGTGCCACTTACCTATTTAGATTTAATCGCGATTGATCAAACGATCGATGACAATGCACCTTGTTTTTTTAAATCAATGGATTCGGTGTATTACACCCATGAAGATGAACGTTTCTTTTATGAAGGAATGGCAAAAAAACAAATCAATAAAATAGAAGACATAAAGTCTTGTGAAATTTTAAAAGTAGTGATTCTTAAGCAAAACAAGCATGCCCAAGCGCTGAAAGATTTTGTACAGGTTTATGAGTATGGTGATGCGGGTATGGAAATATCGTGTAAACAGGTAGATAAGGCTCTTCACTTTCAGAAAAATCATTATTATGCCATTGGCGATGGTATGAATGATTTGCCTTTATTTAAAAAAGCGACACGTAGTTTTGCGATGAGTAATGGTGATAAACTTTTACTTGAATATGCGGATACTATTGTTTCAAATAATAGTCATGAAGGAGTTGCAAAAGCGATTGCCATGATTTTAAACTTACCGCATTAA
- a CDS encoding iron-containing alcohol dehydrogenase produces MFKYSQKTIVNYGVGSLSEIGKLVFRYGKRCLFINNGEPFLESAYKIVRASLVDQDIRFDEFSNIQANPSVENVMEGIALTLQNDYDIVFGLGGGSVMDSAKAISFLAKETNINWQDVFSTYTSPHTDYEDRKDVLPLILTPTTSGTGSEITQAAVLTYGDEKLSIFHPQIRAKETLIDLELMLTLPASVTAQSGFDAFTHAFESYVSLNANPLAQQDALHAMKKIVETLPALMNDLNNLELREAMALASLVAGRALSNSAASIPHPLAEVIGGYTNRAHGAILASLYPSYIQTCQKENTPAFQTISNYVFGSEDLYENIVGFLEQIQLHHTLMNFIEQEETLEKILAHPVMEHLPFADAKTLRTIIKNA; encoded by the coding sequence ATGTTTAAATATTCACAGAAAACAATTGTCAATTATGGAGTAGGAAGCTTATCAGAAATTGGAAAACTTGTATTCCGTTATGGAAAGCGCTGTTTATTTATTAATAATGGCGAACCTTTTTTAGAATCAGCCTATAAAATTGTAAGAGCGTCTTTAGTAGACCAAGATATTCGTTTTGATGAGTTTTCTAATATTCAAGCCAATCCAAGTGTTGAAAATGTTATGGAAGGCATTGCCTTGACGTTACAAAATGATTATGACATTGTCTTCGGTTTAGGTGGAGGCAGTGTGATGGATAGTGCTAAAGCCATCTCTTTTCTTGCCAAAGAGACCAATATTAATTGGCAGGATGTATTTTCAACGTATACCTCACCCCACACCGATTATGAAGATCGCAAAGATGTATTACCACTCATTCTTACACCAACCACATCAGGAACAGGATCAGAAATCACTCAGGCTGCTGTTTTAACTTATGGTGATGAAAAATTAAGCATCTTCCATCCACAAATACGGGCTAAAGAAACCCTTATTGACCTGGAGTTAATGTTAACCTTACCCGCTTCAGTAACAGCCCAAAGTGGCTTCGATGCTTTTACGCATGCTTTTGAAAGTTATGTCAGTTTGAATGCCAATCCATTGGCACAACAGGATGCTTTACATGCGATGAAAAAGATTGTTGAAACATTACCGGCTTTAATGAATGATCTTAATAATCTTGAACTTAGAGAAGCGATGGCTCTTGCTTCTCTTGTAGCAGGTCGTGCTTTATCTAATTCAGCCGCTTCAATTCCCCATCCTTTAGCTGAAGTAATAGGGGGTTATACGAATAGAGCTCATGGTGCTATTCTTGCGTCATTGTATCCATCCTATATTCAAACATGTCAAAAAGAGAATACACCGGCTTTTCAAACAATTTCAAACTATGTATTTGGTAGTGAAGATTTATATGAAAATATTGTGGGCTTCTTAGAACAAATTCAACTTCATCATACTTTAATGAACTTTATTGAGCAGGAAGAAACATTAGAAAAAATATTAGCCCATCCTGTAATGGAACATTTACCTTTTGCTGATGCTAAGACACTGAGGACCATCATTAAAAATGCCTAA
- a CDS encoding heme-binding protein: MKQFVVDKKFIERVSYALRLCAEQNVIGYELFLHGKTILYYSDIQLSLDKGNWIKRKRKTCIRFEQSTLDLSIKNQGDLAKFYLKYGLQEQFYCLTPGSVPIFNENEQCVGALTITGLTPEEDHKMALEVLGIEGGI; this comes from the coding sequence ATGAAACAATTTGTGGTAGATAAAAAGTTTATAGAACGTGTTTCTTATGCATTAAGATTGTGTGCTGAGCAAAATGTGATTGGCTATGAACTTTTTTTACATGGTAAAACAATTCTGTATTATAGCGACATTCAATTAAGCTTAGATAAAGGGAATTGGATTAAAAGAAAACGCAAAACTTGCATCCGATTTGAACAATCCACTTTAGACTTAAGTATAAAAAATCAGGGTGACTTAGCGAAATTTTATCTTAAGTATGGTCTGCAAGAACAGTTTTATTGTTTAACGCCCGGTTCAGTACCCATCTTTAATGAAAATGAACAGTGTGTTGGTGCACTAACAATCACCGGTCTAACGCCTGAAGAGGATCATAAAATGGCTCTGGAAGTATTAGGCATAGAAGGAGGCATATAA
- a CDS encoding flavodoxin domain-containing protein, with the protein MNRKVLAIRYFSKTGSIKKLAEAMAQQIHVDALDVSHPVLKADILFLGASVYWFGLDPNVKEFVKTLHPDQVKKVVIFSTATFIERAYSELKELLERQNIEVINRHFCCHESFMPFHSDCPTTEDVSDAKRFAKVLSEKLD; encoded by the coding sequence ATGAACCGGAAAGTATTAGCGATTCGTTATTTTAGTAAGACAGGTAGTATTAAAAAGTTAGCCGAAGCAATGGCTCAACAAATTCATGTGGATGCTTTGGATGTTAGTCATCCTGTCCTAAAGGCAGATATTCTATTTCTAGGTGCTTCCGTGTATTGGTTTGGTTTGGATCCTAATGTAAAAGAATTTGTGAAAACACTTCACCCTGACCAAGTAAAGAAAGTGGTTATTTTTTCAACCGCAACCTTTATAGAAAGGGCATATTCGGAATTAAAAGAGCTGCTTGAAAGACAAAATATTGAAGTGATTAATCGCCATTTTTGTTGTCATGAAAGCTTTATGCCTTTTCACTCAGATTGTCCAACAACAGAGGATGTTAGTGACGCAAAGCGTTTTGCAAAGGTATTAAGTGAAAAGTTAGATTGA
- a CDS encoding N-acetylglucosamine kinase → MKESYVMGVDGGGTKTAFALSKKDGIILSYIELSSINYHEYGIETCKEIIQSGIATLLKSSGISMEEVEAICFGLPCYGENRELDNSIERALNESLKIPNKIYVNDGVVAYFGALDGCPGINIVSGTGSIAYGMDEKGKIARVGGWSEQIGDEGSCYWIAKKGLELFCKEADGRLKKGALYDLCYQYYSLVEDWDFVKVIEKHFLQNRRNTASFQKVVLEAARLKDEEAIKLYELAAKELVLHAVALKRQLHFNETQVFVSLTGGLLNAKEFIIEPLTKELKESGFQYCAYKKSPLEGALLLAIQKIGSKRKVTGI, encoded by the coding sequence ATGAAAGAAAGCTATGTAATGGGAGTAGATGGTGGTGGAACTAAAACGGCTTTTGCTCTTTCTAAAAAAGATGGAATTATTTTGTCTTATATAGAGCTTTCAAGTATTAATTATCATGAATATGGCATAGAAACATGTAAAGAAATTATACAGAGTGGTATAGCAACTTTGTTGAAATCATCGGGAATTTCGATGGAAGAAGTAGAGGCAATTTGTTTTGGATTACCTTGTTATGGGGAAAATAGAGAATTAGATAATTCAATAGAAAGAGCTTTAAATGAAAGTCTGAAGATTCCTAACAAAATCTATGTGAATGATGGTGTGGTTGCTTATTTTGGAGCTTTAGATGGCTGTCCCGGAATAAATATTGTGTCAGGAACCGGTTCCATTGCCTATGGAATGGATGAAAAGGGGAAAATAGCTAGAGTAGGTGGCTGGTCAGAACAAATTGGTGATGAAGGAAGTTGTTATTGGATTGCTAAAAAAGGACTAGAGCTTTTTTGTAAGGAAGCCGATGGTCGCTTAAAAAAAGGGGCTTTATATGATTTGTGCTATCAGTATTATTCCTTGGTTGAAGATTGGGATTTTGTGAAAGTCATTGAAAAGCATTTTCTACAAAATAGAAGAAATACCGCTTCTTTTCAAAAGGTGGTATTAGAGGCCGCTAGGTTAAAGGATGAAGAGGCTATCAAATTGTATGAATTAGCCGCAAAGGAGCTTGTGTTACATGCAGTCGCTTTAAAAAGACAACTTCATTTTAATGAAACACAAGTTTTTGTGTCCTTAACAGGCGGTTTATTAAATGCGAAAGAATTCATAATAGAACCATTGACTAAGGAATTAAAAGAATCCGGTTTCCAATATTGTGCTTATAAGAAATCCCCTTTGGAGGGAGCTTTATTATTGGCTATACAAAAAATAGGGTCTAAAAGAAAGGTAACTGGTATTTGA
- a CDS encoding amidohydrolase family protein, protein MISLEQFNPISEAVVKKTKIDQAKYPVIDFHTHMGKLLLKDQYDFLYDTETFCAELDSLNIKHSVNLDGFFGEELVKMNEKIGNYKNRITTFMGIDFTEFDSPYFPEMTRNSILESYTQGARGIKLWKNITLYKGIRMDNPKLNVIYETAAELDIPILVHIADPIAFFRPLSSSNERYEELIKNPEWNFSDRSKYPSFEELMAMQEKMIQEHPKTKFVIAHMGSYAENLAWVAEQLDKYPNMFVDIAARVAEVGRVPYSAKRFFTKYSKRILYGTDSLPTDLRLQKVMFRFLETDDEYFPYQPEGEKPDQGRFSIYGISLPDEALKDIYYRNACSLLHIDVKTFEKKGLEK, encoded by the coding sequence ATGATTTCATTAGAACAATTTAATCCTATCAGCGAGGCGGTTGTCAAAAAAACAAAGATTGATCAAGCGAAATACCCTGTTATCGACTTTCATACTCATATGGGAAAACTATTGTTGAAAGATCAGTATGATTTTTTGTATGATACCGAAACTTTTTGTGCTGAACTAGATTCCTTGAATATTAAACATTCTGTCAATTTAGATGGTTTTTTTGGGGAAGAACTAGTTAAAATGAACGAGAAAATCGGGAATTATAAAAATAGAATTACAACCTTTATGGGGATTGATTTTACAGAGTTTGATTCTCCTTATTTTCCGGAAATGACCCGAAATAGCATTTTAGAGTCCTATACCCAAGGAGCTAGGGGAATTAAATTATGGAAGAATATTACTTTATACAAAGGGATTCGAATGGATAATCCTAAATTAAATGTTATTTATGAAACGGCAGCTGAATTGGATATTCCAATTCTAGTGCATATAGCGGATCCAATTGCCTTTTTCAGACCTTTAAGCAGCAGCAATGAAAGGTATGAAGAATTAATTAAAAATCCAGAATGGAATTTTTCAGATCGCTCTAAATATCCTAGCTTTGAAGAATTGATGGCTATGCAAGAGAAAATGATTCAAGAGCATCCGAAGACTAAGTTTGTGATTGCCCATATGGGCAGTTACGCAGAAAATTTAGCTTGGGTAGCGGAACAATTGGATAAGTATCCTAATATGTTTGTGGATATAGCGGCTAGAGTGGCAGAGGTGGGACGAGTTCCATATTCTGCCAAAAGGTTTTTTACCAAGTACTCCAAGCGTATTTTATATGGGACCGATTCTCTTCCAACAGACTTGAGATTGCAGAAGGTTATGTTTCGGTTTTTGGAAACGGATGATGAATATTTTCCGTATCAGCCAGAAGGGGAAAAACCGGACCAAGGAAGATTTTCCATTTATGGAATTTCCTTGCCGGATGAAGCATTAAAGGATATCTATTATAGAAATGCTTGTTCGCTTTTGCATATAGATGTAAAAACGTTTGAAAAGAAAGGTTTGGAAAAATGA